One genomic window of uncultured delta proteobacterium includes the following:
- a CDS encoding transposase: MKTISTIGLDLAKNIFRVYGVNANGRCVVSKNIHRDSLAEFFAKLPACVVAMEACGTSHYWGRCIASYGHTVKIIHPRYVAPFRIGGKNDANDAAAICEAAQRPHMRFVALKSQREADIQSIHRVRQGLVKERTATANRIRALLLDNGIAVKQGIRNICSALPAVLGDEENALSGLMRNLLGMQYEHFIHLEKQIKQSEDSLKKLAADNNLCQRLRAVPGIGLLTATSLLALEGVARDFKKSRSFAAFLGLTPRQHSSGGKSRLLGIHKRGDCYLRTLLIHCSRSVLRSFLAGNPIVRQGKLAAWLADIVSRRGVHKATVALANKLARIAWCMLTRNSRFEFSQ; this comes from the coding sequence ATGAAGACGATTAGCACTATCGGTCTTGATCTGGCAAAGAACATTTTTCGCGTATACGGCGTCAACGCCAATGGCAGATGCGTTGTAAGTAAAAATATCCATCGCGATTCGCTGGCTGAGTTTTTCGCCAAACTTCCCGCTTGCGTGGTTGCCATGGAGGCGTGTGGCACATCCCATTATTGGGGGAGATGTATCGCTTCCTATGGGCACACCGTTAAAATTATACACCCGCGCTATGTGGCTCCGTTCCGTATTGGTGGGAAAAACGACGCCAATGACGCTGCCGCGATCTGTGAAGCGGCACAGCGACCTCATATGCGCTTTGTGGCCCTTAAATCGCAACGCGAAGCTGATATTCAATCAATTCACCGCGTACGCCAGGGCTTGGTGAAAGAGCGTACAGCCACGGCCAACCGGATCCGCGCCTTGCTTTTGGATAATGGCATTGCCGTGAAGCAGGGAATACGCAATATTTGCTCGGCGTTGCCTGCTGTCCTCGGCGATGAAGAAAATGCCCTCTCCGGCTTGATGCGAAACCTTTTGGGAATGCAATACGAGCACTTCATACATCTGGAAAAACAGATCAAACAATCCGAAGATTCTCTAAAAAAATTGGCCGCCGACAATAATCTGTGCCAACGCTTGCGTGCCGTTCCTGGCATAGGCTTGCTGACGGCCACCTCTCTGCTTGCCTTGGAAGGGGTAGCGCGGGATTTCAAGAAAAGTCGCAGCTTTGCCGCTTTTCTTGGCCTGACGCCACGCCAGCATTCAAGTGGCGGCAAAAGCAGACTTCTGGGCATCCATAAGCGTGGTGACTGTTATCTGCGAACGCTGTTGATCCATTGCAGTCGTTCAGTGCTCCGCTCTTTCCTCGCAGGTAATCCGATTGTGAGACAGGGTAAACTTGCCGCCTGGCTTGCGGACATCGTTTCACGGCGTGGGGTGCACAAGGCGACTGTGGCTCTTGCCAACAAACTTGCCCGCATAGCTTGGTGCATGCTGACCAGAAACTCGCGATTTGAGTTTTCCCAATAA
- a CDS encoding Cyclopropane-fatty-acyl-phospholipid synthase, with the protein MTTVNESTRSAHDKFLSKRSLLDTFFSSVRDPAFAVTYWDGTRAVYGHGEPEFTIDFRKEPGLLDLLASPSLFFGESYMRGEIDIAGSFHAVARALDAALDSGVATLKNTIMSRAVAALSSTARSLAQQKKDIAAHYDLGNDFFALWLDKPTASYSCAYFRDAADDLATAQQQKLDLVLRKLHMEPGMRVLDIGCGWGGLSIRAAKDYGARVLAVTLSEEQAAAVRQRYEEHGLTGICGVRLCNYLELDQAEQFDRVVSVGMFEHVGKEHYGDYFGKVRSLLKTGGVSLLHTLTKNKPGETDPWIAKHIFPGGHIPAVTEVVARLPEHDLHLLHAESLRRHYVKTLDAWYDNFSKPEVVAKVRAMFGQAFVRMWGLYLRMASAFLAIGDLDVHQFVFSKGINDDLPMTLEHIYTVK; encoded by the coding sequence ATGACCACAGTGAATGAATCCACGCGGTCGGCCCACGACAAATTTTTGAGTAAACGCTCTTTATTGGACACCTTTTTTTCTTCCGTGCGCGATCCGGCCTTTGCCGTGACATACTGGGACGGGACGCGCGCCGTATACGGGCACGGGGAACCGGAGTTCACGATCGATTTCCGGAAAGAGCCCGGCCTGCTTGATCTGCTCGCCTCCCCCTCCCTTTTTTTCGGCGAAAGCTACATGCGGGGGGAAATCGACATCGCCGGATCGTTCCACGCCGTGGCCAGGGCGCTCGACGCGGCGCTTGATTCGGGCGTCGCGACCCTGAAAAACACGATCATGTCCAGGGCCGTCGCCGCGCTGTCCTCGACCGCGCGCAGCTTGGCCCAGCAAAAAAAGGACATCGCGGCCCATTACGACCTCGGCAACGACTTTTTCGCCCTCTGGCTGGACAAACCGACTGCCAGCTATTCCTGCGCCTATTTCCGCGACGCGGCCGACGATCTGGCCACGGCCCAGCAACAGAAGCTCGACCTTGTCCTGCGCAAGCTGCACATGGAACCGGGCATGCGGGTGCTGGATATCGGCTGCGGCTGGGGCGGGCTTTCCATACGCGCGGCAAAAGACTACGGGGCCAGGGTGCTGGCCGTCACCCTCAGCGAGGAGCAGGCCGCCGCCGTCAGGCAACGCTATGAGGAACACGGCCTGACCGGAATCTGCGGCGTGCGGCTGTGCAACTACCTTGAACTGGACCAGGCGGAACAGTTCGACCGGGTCGTGAGCGTGGGCATGTTCGAGCACGTGGGCAAGGAACATTACGGTGACTATTTCGGCAAGGTCCGCTCGCTCCTCAAAACCGGCGGCGTATCCCTTCTGCATACCCTGACCAAGAACAAGCCCGGGGAGACCGACCCCTGGATTGCCAAACACATTTTCCCCGGCGGCCATATCCCGGCGGTGACCGAGGTTGTCGCGCGGTTGCCCGAGCACGATTTGCATCTGTTGCACGCGGAGAGCTTGCGCCGCCATTACGTGAAGACGCTGGACGCCTGGTACGACAATTTCAGCAAGCCCGAGGTGGTGGCCAAGGTTCGGGCTATGTTCGGCCAGGCTTTTGTCCGGATGTGGGGGCTGTATTTGCGGATGGCGTCCGCGTTTCTCGCCATCGGCGATCTGGATGTGCACCAGTTTGTTTTCAGTAAGGGTATCAATGACGATTTGCCCATGACCTTGGAGCATATTTATACCGTGAAATAA
- the flgG gene encoding flagellar component of cell-distal portion of basal-body rod (Evidence 2a : Function of homologous gene experimentally demonstrated in an other organism; PubMedId : 1482109; Product type s : structure), which produces MMRSLWTGATGMVAQQLNIDVISHNLANVNTIGFKKSRAEFEDLMYQTSKMAGSITGTGGDQRIPTGIQVGLGVRPTAVHKFFSQGDYQNTNNALDLAVEGDGFFQVEVNGELMYTRAGAFKLNQDGTVVTSNGYVLQPEFTVPAETKNIVVTENGHIAALDSNGEELAAADIPLYTFINPAGLDSRGRNLYSPTEASGDETEGVPGEDNVGTIAQGFLEMSNVEVVDEMVNMIVGQRAYEMNSKSIQTSDSMLQIAVQLKRT; this is translated from the coding sequence ATGATGCGTTCCCTTTGGACAGGCGCCACCGGCATGGTGGCCCAGCAGCTCAACATCGACGTCATTTCGCACAACCTGGCGAACGTGAATACCATCGGCTTCAAAAAAAGCCGCGCGGAATTCGAAGACCTTATGTACCAGACCTCCAAGATGGCCGGGTCCATCACCGGCACCGGCGGCGATCAGCGCATCCCCACCGGCATCCAGGTGGGTCTGGGCGTCCGCCCGACGGCGGTGCACAAGTTCTTTTCCCAGGGCGACTACCAGAACACCAACAACGCCCTGGACCTCGCCGTTGAAGGCGACGGGTTCTTCCAGGTGGAAGTGAACGGCGAGCTTATGTACACCCGCGCCGGCGCGTTCAAGCTCAACCAGGACGGCACGGTCGTGACGTCCAACGGCTACGTGCTGCAGCCGGAATTCACGGTTCCCGCGGAAACCAAGAACATCGTGGTTACTGAAAACGGGCACATCGCGGCGCTCGATTCCAACGGCGAGGAACTGGCCGCCGCGGATATCCCGCTCTATACCTTCATCAACCCGGCGGGTCTCGATTCGCGGGGCCGCAACCTCTATTCGCCCACGGAAGCTTCCGGCGACGAAACCGAAGGCGTTCCCGGCGAAGACAACGTGGGCACCATCGCCCAGGGCTTCCTGGAAATGTCCAACGTGGAAGTGGTGGATGAAATGGTCAACATGATCGTGGGCCAGCGCGCGTATGAAATGAACTCCAAATCCATCCAGACGTCGGACTCCATGCTGCAGATAGCCGTGCAGCTCAAGCGGACGTAA
- a CDS encoding transposase — MIKRKTEQQGMMELVYIEQLVPKEHLLRKIDKAIDFRFIYDKVKDRYCPDNGRPAVDPVVLFKMLFIGYLFGIRSEQQLIREIEVNVAYRWFLGFTLTDKIPHASTFSQNRRRRFNDSPVYQEIFDEIVLQAIKRKMVDGKTLYTDSTHLKASANKGKYDKAQVLKSVRDYVEELDRDIDEDRRKHGKKPLPPRDETPETKEIKVSTTDPDSGYMVREGKPKGFFYLDHRTVDGICGIITDSFVTPGNVHDSQPYLSRLDRQRKRFGFNVESAGLDAAYFTPHICKGLVERDIYGVIGYSRPTHRAGYLRKRDFVYDETCDCQLCPQNRVLRYRTTTRDGYREYVSDPSVCRNCSLLGQCTASRNHTKAVTRHIWQEYKDIINEYRYEDKGKAIYKRRKETVERSFADGKELHGHRYARFRGLAKVQMQCLLSAACQNMKKIALRIWERSNGPCGPGFSRSQTTLSRLFSHLWRICSAPKSAVPA, encoded by the coding sequence ATGATAAAGCGCAAAACCGAACAGCAAGGCATGATGGAACTGGTATATATCGAGCAACTCGTGCCTAAAGAACATCTTCTTCGTAAAATCGACAAGGCTATCGACTTCAGATTCATCTATGACAAGGTCAAAGATAGATACTGTCCCGATAACGGCAGGCCGGCAGTTGATCCGGTTGTGCTATTCAAGATGCTTTTTATTGGGTATTTGTTCGGCATTCGCAGCGAGCAACAGTTGATTCGCGAAATCGAAGTCAATGTCGCATATCGTTGGTTTCTCGGCTTTACTCTCACCGACAAAATCCCCCACGCCAGCACCTTCAGCCAAAACCGCCGCAGGCGTTTCAATGACAGCCCGGTTTACCAGGAAATTTTTGACGAGATTGTGCTCCAGGCCATAAAGCGCAAGATGGTGGACGGCAAAACGCTGTACACCGATTCAACCCACCTGAAAGCCAGTGCCAACAAGGGAAAATATGACAAGGCCCAGGTGCTCAAATCCGTACGCGATTATGTGGAGGAACTTGACCGGGACATTGATGAAGACCGCCGCAAGCATGGCAAAAAGCCTTTGCCGCCCCGCGATGAGACTCCGGAAACCAAGGAAATCAAGGTCAGCACCACGGACCCGGACAGCGGGTATATGGTGCGCGAGGGCAAACCCAAGGGTTTTTTCTATCTGGATCACCGTACCGTGGACGGAATCTGCGGCATCATAACCGACAGTTTCGTTACCCCCGGCAATGTGCATGACTCTCAGCCCTACCTCTCCCGCCTTGATCGCCAACGGAAGCGTTTTGGTTTCAACGTCGAGTCCGCAGGCCTTGATGCAGCCTACTTCACTCCCCATATCTGCAAAGGCCTTGTGGAAAGAGATATTTATGGAGTCATCGGGTACAGCCGCCCCACACACCGCGCGGGTTACCTGCGCAAAAGGGATTTTGTCTATGATGAGACTTGTGACTGCCAGCTCTGCCCGCAAAACCGAGTCCTGCGCTATAGGACAACGACCCGGGACGGTTACCGTGAATATGTCTCGGACCCGTCCGTTTGCCGCAACTGCTCCCTTCTCGGGCAATGCACCGCCAGTCGCAACCATACCAAAGCAGTAACGCGCCATATCTGGCAGGAATATAAAGATATAATCAACGAATATCGCTACGAGGACAAAGGCAAAGCCATCTACAAACGCCGTAAGGAGACAGTGGAGCGGAGCTTTGCCGACGGCAAGGAATTACATGGGCATCGCTACGCCCGCTTCCGAGGCCTTGCGAAGGTCCAGATGCAATGCCTCTTGTCCGCCGCCTGCCAGAACATGAAGAAAATAGCCCTGCGCATCTGGGAGCGGTCAAACGGCCCTTGCGGCCCAGGCTTTTCCCGCTCCCAAACGACACTTTCCCGCTTGTTTTCCCATCTTTGGAGAATTTGCTCCGCTCCAAAATCCGCAGTGCCCGCATAA
- a CDS encoding Flagellar basal-body rod protein FlgF, translating to MDNAMYSALFGALSNEHRVNSIANNLANVNTTGYKRDLLAFKDTMLLYAHDHIMEPVASIRDKKFFPDPQHLSRTRIATSVTDFQQGGMKVTSAPLDLAISGEGFFKVATPDGEQYTRNGHFTINQNGTIVNERGWPVTSEGGEITIPQGTKNIVIAENGRVFADEELVGQIQIVTVDNLANLEKVGSNMYRAREGAAVAEVEVDPNRTWVAQGFLESANVDAVYEMVNMIEAQRQFEAYQKVMQTSDAIDREATTKVGRQRA from the coding sequence ATGGATAATGCTATGTACAGCGCGCTTTTCGGCGCTCTGAGCAACGAACACCGGGTGAACAGCATCGCCAACAATTTGGCGAACGTGAACACCACGGGCTATAAACGGGACCTTTTGGCCTTTAAGGACACCATGCTTCTGTATGCCCACGACCATATCATGGAGCCCGTTGCAAGCATCCGGGATAAAAAGTTTTTTCCGGATCCGCAGCACCTTTCCCGGACCCGTATCGCAACCAGCGTGACGGATTTCCAACAGGGCGGGATGAAGGTTACCAGCGCCCCGCTTGATCTTGCCATCAGCGGCGAGGGATTTTTCAAGGTGGCTACCCCGGACGGGGAGCAATACACCCGTAACGGGCATTTCACGATCAACCAGAACGGCACCATCGTCAACGAGCGGGGCTGGCCGGTCACGAGCGAGGGCGGGGAAATCACCATCCCGCAGGGCACGAAAAACATCGTGATCGCCGAAAACGGCCGTGTGTTCGCGGACGAGGAACTGGTGGGGCAGATCCAGATCGTGACCGTCGACAATCTGGCGAATCTGGAAAAGGTGGGGTCGAACATGTACCGGGCCCGCGAGGGCGCGGCCGTGGCGGAAGTTGAGGTCGATCCCAACCGGACCTGGGTGGCGCAGGGCTTTTTGGAATCCGCCAACGTGGACGCGGTCTACGAGATGGTGAACATGATCGAAGCCCAGCGCCAGTTTGAAGCGTACCAGAAGGTTATGCAGACATCCGACGCCATCGACCGCGAAGCTACCACCAAGGTCGGCAGACAAAGAGCGTAA
- a CDS encoding hypothetical protein (Evidence 5 : No homology to any previously reported sequences) — MNMHVLSAPVAGQVSTLVYTPEEALELHFDANAATFARDGGNLILTFANGGQIVVPGFFEGGSLPSITLPDGTTLNSGDFLKSMNPDMEIETAAGPAVAAHSADSSGTGEYADGAGELLGGVDRLGSLGTDQWTMNAPEAELPLAAGTALSGAVSGAGTDNAGTDGSGNGGSTEPVGYIARAVLYQTKDGATDTVRFYLMDADGRPVKAEGGELDGNAPVSANGLIDTDAIIRNADGSFSFGLSEAGKAALADALAAAGGDYAKAANLFDYITFTYDGRAYTMQVVINASGSYVPSDADADRAPAAAFYGEWHSETTGTGQGSRETGAGNDEVWLDNGTATAMHGGSRETGAGDDAVHAKGSIRADVAGQSNAVHLGSGDNSLDVSQHLWAQSGGVNAVTAGNGTDSVDIKGWVFASQGGKNTVDTGAGENDLLHVGSRVYAEYDGSSNSLKTGGTLKADADVYAANNGMNALESGATLAVGTNVEAGTGGQNGLSGGDVTVGGYVYANTAHNTLESKGDMTVGGLVDAWYTGSNSLKSGGDMTVGGRVYAVNGENTLESDGRLTVKGNVESWYANGKNTLTGDTDVEIGGAVNARKGGENTVTAENTLTVKGQVYADSDATNGAGKNTLRAEGDITVGNGVMATQAGAKNTFESKGDVTLNAADNALAAMYGGSGAVDAEGNVVINAVGTGTGETDAVYSYDTGSSIVVNAGEGITVNATGSATNSRAIAVHGMNGGDVTLTAHAGDIELNATSADGKSAWGIYGSKVLSLNAEDGDVRMDINGGNEAVGIYGTADIKAKNTVDIQVDATSGIITSGAYGAQGLHVHGQSGVTIDAADVSIRAGNTGGDAAAIYTYDRSNAGITASGHVDLAAASGGAGIAYGMRIDRPNAGKTTGTTVKGDTVSVTADGSASTGNTFAMHAKGVNYDINATAAEKSSQLYAATNKIVAAGEGEAVKITAVGGTGSVTGMYAGGGDTSWGTDITAANKISSAGSVTVEAGGERSFMARGLDAFMNAGNFIDAADGVTVNVDGWRQSLGLAAGGGYGGALNKVNAGGDITINAGTQAGTLYAVGVQATDWAVNDLKAKGDIIINADAQLRNPNYDVESRGVQVMYKGVNKLSAEGDITITATTETARGGTRGVFADTGANTLTAAGAVTITAEGGHYGRGVEAFQPGAVNTIKGNGVTITSITSQDAVGVGASSQGKNTITSTGDLSITAGRPGAVANGTDIGDRAMGVWAFLNGSNTLEAKGAVDITAQYGYTTSGVRAEGCANTVTGGSVAISAVGGTNTSYGMAAKDGGTNLVKGHVGLGVVVTITATAGATGQALALWANGGGSVNRIQGSSVTNTADVISLVGGMHAGNGGVNLVQTGSGRDTVSVTGDITGSGNRIETGAGDDVISLHGHVQAGALTIIAGSGDHDTLVLIAPDADSFRHYYEGWLQDLGGKGMIDSMGIDAVTVRLDDAAGVNADLGDLGWLHSYLPNLTQVETGAGDDVLRLGTVADLTVLMGDGDDWLSLDAASLGNVLDGGAGHDVLHLTVDGQSDVAGQAESFFGQNTISGFESVLLDMTNGGRDTLSIDQLLGNGLPGGADLFIKGDQADQIVSSGTWTVDESSVVTVGGTDYHAWTNEDAQTVYMEIGLSFM; from the coding sequence ATGAACATGCATGTATTAAGTGCGCCCGTTGCCGGGCAGGTCTCGACGCTCGTCTACACGCCGGAGGAAGCGCTTGAACTTCACTTTGACGCCAACGCGGCGACCTTCGCGCGCGATGGCGGCAACCTGATCCTTACCTTCGCGAACGGCGGGCAGATTGTGGTTCCCGGATTTTTTGAAGGCGGGAGCCTGCCCAGCATTACGCTGCCGGACGGCACGACGCTGAACAGCGGCGATTTTCTCAAGAGCATGAACCCGGACATGGAAATTGAAACGGCGGCCGGGCCCGCCGTGGCCGCGCATTCCGCTGATTCGAGCGGCACGGGCGAGTATGCCGACGGCGCGGGCGAACTTTTGGGCGGCGTGGACCGCCTGGGCAGCCTCGGCACGGACCAGTGGACCATGAACGCCCCTGAAGCGGAACTGCCGCTCGCGGCCGGAACGGCCCTTTCGGGCGCGGTTTCCGGCGCCGGTACTGATAACGCCGGGACTGACGGCAGCGGGAACGGCGGCTCCACCGAACCCGTGGGCTACATCGCGCGCGCGGTCCTGTACCAGACCAAGGACGGGGCCACGGATACCGTGCGCTTCTATCTGATGGACGCGGACGGCCGTCCGGTGAAGGCGGAAGGCGGGGAACTGGACGGCAACGCGCCGGTCAGCGCCAACGGCCTCATCGACACGGACGCCATTATCCGTAACGCGGACGGCTCCTTCTCCTTCGGCTTGTCCGAAGCGGGGAAAGCCGCGCTCGCGGACGCCCTTGCGGCGGCGGGCGGCGATTACGCCAAGGCGGCCAACCTTTTCGACTACATTACCTTCACCTATGACGGCCGCGCGTACACCATGCAGGTGGTCATCAACGCCAGCGGTTCCTACGTTCCATCCGACGCGGACGCGGACAGGGCTCCGGCCGCGGCGTTTTACGGCGAATGGCATTCCGAGACCACGGGCACGGGCCAGGGCAGCCGGGAAACCGGCGCGGGCAACGACGAAGTCTGGCTGGATAACGGCACGGCCACGGCCATGCACGGCGGCAGCCGGGAAACCGGCGCGGGCGACGACGCGGTACACGCCAAAGGCAGCATCCGCGCGGATGTCGCGGGCCAGAGCAACGCGGTCCATCTCGGCTCGGGCGACAACAGCCTGGACGTCAGCCAGCACCTTTGGGCCCAGAGCGGCGGCGTCAATGCCGTGACCGCCGGGAACGGCACGGATAGCGTGGATATCAAGGGCTGGGTCTTCGCTTCCCAGGGCGGCAAAAATACAGTGGATACCGGCGCGGGCGAGAACGACCTCCTGCACGTGGGCAGCCGCGTGTACGCCGAGTACGACGGCTCTTCCAACAGCCTGAAAACCGGCGGCACGCTGAAGGCCGATGCGGACGTTTACGCCGCGAACAACGGCATGAACGCGCTGGAAAGCGGCGCTACCCTTGCCGTGGGCACCAACGTGGAAGCCGGGACCGGCGGGCAAAACGGCCTCTCGGGCGGCGACGTCACGGTCGGCGGTTACGTGTACGCCAATACGGCGCACAACACCCTTGAAAGCAAGGGCGACATGACCGTGGGCGGCCTTGTGGACGCCTGGTACACCGGCAGCAACAGCCTGAAAAGCGGCGGCGACATGACCGTCGGCGGCAGGGTGTACGCGGTCAACGGCGAAAATACCCTGGAGAGCGACGGCAGACTGACCGTCAAAGGCAACGTGGAATCCTGGTACGCGAACGGGAAAAACACCCTGACCGGCGATACGGACGTGGAAATCGGCGGCGCCGTCAACGCCCGGAAGGGCGGGGAAAACACCGTCACGGCGGAGAATACCCTCACCGTGAAGGGCCAGGTCTACGCGGACAGTGACGCAACCAACGGAGCCGGTAAAAACACGCTGCGCGCCGAAGGGGATATAACCGTCGGCAACGGCGTGATGGCCACGCAGGCGGGCGCGAAGAACACCTTTGAAAGCAAGGGCGACGTCACGCTCAACGCGGCGGACAACGCGCTTGCCGCCATGTACGGCGGTTCCGGCGCTGTCGACGCCGAGGGCAACGTTGTGATCAACGCCGTCGGCACGGGCACGGGCGAAACGGACGCCGTCTACAGCTACGACACGGGTTCTTCCATCGTCGTCAACGCGGGCGAAGGCATCACCGTGAACGCCACCGGCTCGGCAACCAACTCCCGCGCCATCGCCGTACACGGCATGAACGGCGGGGATGTGACCCTGACGGCCCATGCCGGGGATATCGAACTGAACGCGACGTCCGCTGACGGCAAGAGCGCCTGGGGCATTTACGGTTCCAAAGTCCTTTCCCTCAACGCGGAAGACGGCGACGTGCGCATGGATATCAACGGCGGCAACGAAGCCGTGGGCATCTACGGCACCGCCGACATCAAAGCGAAAAACACCGTGGATATCCAGGTTGACGCCACTTCCGGCATCATCACCTCCGGCGCTTACGGCGCGCAGGGCCTGCACGTCCACGGCCAGTCCGGGGTCACCATCGACGCGGCGGACGTGAGCATCCGGGCCGGGAACACCGGCGGCGACGCGGCGGCCATCTATACGTATGACCGGAGCAACGCGGGCATCACCGCCTCCGGCCATGTGGATCTGGCGGCCGCTTCCGGCGGCGCGGGCATCGCCTACGGCATGCGTATCGACCGGCCCAACGCGGGCAAGACGACCGGCACCACCGTGAAGGGCGATACCGTTTCCGTCACGGCGGACGGTTCCGCGTCCACGGGCAACACCTTCGCCATGCACGCCAAGGGCGTGAACTACGATATCAACGCGACGGCGGCGGAAAAGAGCAGCCAGCTCTACGCGGCCACCAACAAGATCGTCGCCGCGGGCGAAGGCGAAGCCGTGAAAATAACGGCCGTCGGCGGCACGGGGTCGGTCACGGGCATGTACGCGGGCGGCGGCGACACCTCCTGGGGCACGGACATCACGGCCGCCAACAAGATCAGCAGCGCGGGAAGCGTCACGGTCGAGGCCGGGGGCGAGCGCTCCTTCATGGCCCGGGGCCTTGACGCGTTCATGAACGCGGGCAACTTCATTGACGCGGCTGACGGCGTGACCGTCAACGTCGACGGCTGGCGGCAATCCCTCGGCCTGGCAGCGGGCGGCGGCTACGGCGGCGCGCTGAACAAGGTGAACGCGGGCGGGGACATAACCATCAACGCGGGCACGCAGGCCGGCACGCTGTACGCCGTGGGCGTCCAGGCCACCGACTGGGCCGTGAACGACCTCAAGGCAAAGGGCGACATAATCATCAATGCGGACGCGCAGTTGCGGAACCCCAACTACGACGTGGAAAGCCGGGGCGTGCAAGTGATGTACAAAGGCGTGAACAAGCTGAGCGCCGAGGGCGACATCACCATAACCGCCACCACGGAAACGGCGCGGGGCGGCACGCGCGGCGTGTTCGCGGATACCGGCGCCAACACGCTCACAGCGGCCGGGGCCGTGACCATTACCGCCGAGGGCGGGCATTACGGACGCGGCGTGGAAGCCTTTCAGCCGGGCGCCGTGAACACCATCAAGGGCAACGGCGTGACGATTACGAGCATCACCAGCCAGGACGCCGTGGGGGTGGGCGCTTCTTCCCAGGGCAAGAACACCATCACGAGCACCGGTGACCTTTCGATCACCGCCGGGCGTCCCGGGGCCGTGGCCAACGGAACCGACATCGGCGACCGGGCCATGGGCGTGTGGGCTTTCCTGAACGGCTCCAACACCCTTGAAGCCAAAGGCGCGGTGGACATTACCGCGCAGTACGGCTACACCACCAGCGGCGTCCGGGCCGAGGGCTGCGCCAACACGGTTACCGGCGGCTCGGTCGCCATCAGCGCCGTGGGCGGCACCAACACCAGCTACGGCATGGCGGCCAAGGACGGCGGCACAAACCTCGTCAAGGGCCACGTGGGTCTCGGGGTGGTTGTGACCATCACCGCTACGGCCGGCGCCACCGGCCAGGCGCTGGCCCTCTGGGCGAACGGCGGCGGCTCCGTGAACCGCATTCAGGGCTCTTCCGTCACCAATACTGCGGACGTAATCAGCCTGGTCGGCGGCATGCACGCGGGCAACGGCGGCGTTAACCTGGTCCAGACCGGTTCCGGCAGGGACACGGTCAGCGTCACCGGTGATATCACCGGCAGCGGCAACCGCATCGAAACCGGGGCGGGCGATGACGTCATCTCCCTTCACGGGCACGTGCAGGCGGGCGCGCTGACCATCATCGCCGGGAGCGGCGATCACGACACCCTCGTGCTCATCGCGCCGGACGCGGACAGCTTCCGTCATTACTATGAAGGCTGGCTCCAGGACCTCGGCGGCAAGGGCATGATCGACTCCATGGGCATTGACGCCGTGACCGTCCGGCTTGACGACGCCGCGGGCGTGAACGCCGACCTCGGCGACCTGGGCTGGCTGCACAGCTACCTGCCCAACCTGACCCAGGTGGAAACGGGCGCGGGCGACGACGTCCTGCGCCTGGGCACCGTGGCGGACCTCACGGTCCTCATGGGCGACGGCGACGACTGGCTCTCCCTTGACGCGGCCTCCCTCGGCAACGTGCTGGACGGCGGCGCCGGGCACGACGTCCTGCACCTGACCGTTGACGGCCAGAGCGACGTGGCGGGCCAGGCGGAATCGTTCTTCGGCCAGAACACCATCAGCGGGTTCGAGAGCGTGCTGCTGGATATGACCAACGGCGGCCGGGATACCCTTTCGATCGACCAGCTCCTCGGCAACGGCCTTCCCGGCGGCGCGGATCTGTTCATCAAGGGCGACCAGGCGGACCAGATCGTGTCGAGCGGCACCTGGACCGTGGACGAGAGCAGCGTGGTGACCGTCGGCGGCACCGACTATCACGCCTGGACCAACGAAGACGCGCAGACCGTGTATATGGAAATCGGTTTGAGCTTCATGTAA